The following proteins come from a genomic window of Synechococcus sp. MW101C3:
- a CDS encoding AarF/ABC1/UbiB kinase family protein, protein MLRRPWILIARLVGVLWQLLGLAVVLTVQGNSNDREVQKRLGRRILTTLTSLGPCFIKVGQALSTRPDLVRRDWLDQLTQLQDNLPPFSHAVALALIEQELGAPADQLFTTFPSYPVAAASLGQVYKAELPGGHWVAVKVQRPNLAYQLRRDLVIIRSLGVLAAPFLPLNLGFGLGDIIDEFGRSLFEEIDYRCEADNAERFADLFASNPAVTVPKVERQLSSRRVLTTSWINGIKLQNRLELEAHHLDPTALIRTGVTAGLQQLLEFGYFHADPHPGNLFALTGKTGAMGHVAYVDFGMMDSISDADRLTLTAAVVHLINRDFQALARDFQALGFLRPDADLTPIVPALEAVLGGQLGENVGSFNFKAITDRFSELMFDYPFRVPARFALIIRAVVSQEGLALRLNPDFKIIRVAYPYVARRLLAGDTSELREKLLEVLFDASGRLQLERLESLLAVVEQDDANPDLLPVAGAGLRLLLGPRGSSLRQRLLLMLVRDNRLHTEDLQALLGLLRRTFSPRKLAEGMLQRLNPLAAAA, encoded by the coding sequence TTGCTGCGCCGGCCCTGGATCCTGATCGCGCGGCTGGTGGGGGTGCTCTGGCAACTGCTGGGTCTGGCGGTGGTGCTCACCGTGCAGGGCAACAGCAACGACCGGGAGGTGCAGAAGCGCCTGGGCCGCCGCATTCTCACCACCCTCACCTCACTCGGCCCCTGCTTCATCAAGGTCGGTCAGGCCCTCTCCACCCGGCCCGACCTGGTGCGACGCGACTGGCTCGATCAACTGACCCAGCTGCAGGACAACCTGCCCCCCTTCTCCCACGCCGTGGCCCTCGCCCTGATCGAGCAGGAACTGGGCGCCCCAGCCGATCAGCTGTTCACCACCTTTCCGTCCTATCCGGTGGCGGCCGCCAGCCTGGGCCAGGTCTACAAGGCCGAGCTGCCAGGCGGGCACTGGGTGGCCGTGAAGGTGCAACGCCCAAACCTCGCCTATCAGCTGCGCCGCGACCTGGTGATCATCCGCAGCCTCGGCGTGCTGGCGGCCCCGTTCCTGCCGTTGAACCTCGGCTTCGGCCTCGGCGACATCATCGATGAGTTCGGCCGCAGCCTGTTCGAGGAGATCGACTATCGCTGCGAGGCCGACAATGCCGAGCGTTTCGCCGACCTGTTCGCCTCCAATCCGGCCGTGACCGTGCCGAAGGTGGAGCGGCAGCTCTCCAGCCGGCGTGTGCTCACCACGAGCTGGATCAACGGCATCAAGCTGCAGAACCGGCTGGAACTGGAAGCCCACCACCTTGATCCCACCGCCCTGATCCGCACCGGTGTCACGGCGGGCTTGCAGCAACTGCTCGAATTCGGCTATTTCCACGCCGATCCCCATCCCGGCAACCTGTTCGCGCTCACCGGCAAAACGGGCGCCATGGGCCATGTGGCCTATGTCGATTTCGGCATGATGGATTCGATCAGCGATGCCGACCGGCTCACCCTCACCGCCGCGGTGGTGCACCTGATCAACCGCGATTTCCAGGCGCTGGCCCGCGATTTCCAGGCGCTCGGCTTCCTGCGGCCCGATGCTGATCTCACGCCGATCGTGCCGGCACTGGAGGCGGTGCTGGGCGGCCAGCTGGGCGAGAACGTGGGCTCCTTCAACTTCAAGGCGATCACCGATCGCTTCTCGGAGCTGATGTTCGATTACCCGTTCCGAGTGCCGGCCCGCTTCGCCCTGATCATCCGTGCGGTGGTGAGTCAGGAGGGTCTGGCGTTGCGGTTGAACCCCGATTTCAAGATCATCCGCGTGGCCTATCCCTATGTGGCGCGGCGCCTGCTGGCCGGGGACACCAGCGAACTGCGCGAAAAGCTGCTGGAGGTGCTGTTCGATGCCAGCGGCCGCCTGCAGTTGGAGCGGCTGGAAAGCCTGCTGGCGGTGGTGGAGCAGGACGACGCCAACCCCGACCTGCTGCCTGTGGCCGGCGCCGGTCTGCGCCTGCTGCTCGGCCCGCGGGGCAGCAGCCTGCGCCAGCGCCTGCTGCTGATGCTGGTGCGTGACAACCGCCTGCACACCGAAGATCTGCAGGCACTGCTGGGCCTCCTGCGGCGCACCTTCTCGCCGCGCAAGCTGGCCGAGGGCATGCTGCAGCGGCTCAACCCGCTGGCGGCAGCCGCCTGA